Proteins encoded together in one Balearica regulorum gibbericeps isolate bBalReg1 chromosome 3, bBalReg1.pri, whole genome shotgun sequence window:
- the GGPS1 gene encoding geranylgeranyl pyrophosphate synthase isoform X1, producing MDGMDETSKRILEPYQYLLQLPGKQVRTKLSQAFNHWLNVPEDKIQVCRSDLAFPRMSAWAPSDALGRRVVCGTEYATVRYVGSVPPTAGIWLGVEWDDPQRGKHDGTYEGTQYFKCRHPRGGSFIRPNKANFGVDFLTAVKDRYGLNDEQDGTENTLVFGKKTVEFVGMDSIVEQQSQLNQLVDISVRECAVSHAGQKEEIGRTCSNIRHINLSKNLISSWETVTAIASQVQNLETLNISENKMKFPSTSTSVSSVFSKLKILALNQTEITWTEVLICAPGWPALEELYLTSNNITVLERPGNDVLQTLKLLDLSDNHLPDGNQLHLIAHLPRLEQLILRNTGISSIHFPDAGFGCKTKMFPSLKRLAINDNKISQWSSINELDKLPSLRSLQCHNNPFMDTEKNPETLRQLIIAKISQLEVLNKSEILPAERKGAELDYRKIFGNEWLAAGGNWNPEKNKPSEEFLAAHPRYSSLCLKYGAPEEGELKGQQPLTLKNQLLTLTIRCPENPEQKPVEKKLPESMTIQKVKGLLYRLLKIPGSELKLSYESSKLEGKEVELDNDLKPLQFYSIENGDCVLVRW from the exons GTCTGCCGCTCGGACCTGGCTTTTCCCAGGATGAGTGCCTGGGCGCCCTCCGATGCGCTGGGTCGGAGAGTTGTGTGTGGCACAGAGTATGCAACTGTGCGCTATGTTGGCAGTGTTCCTCCTACAGCAG gaatttgGCTTGGTGTTGAATGGGATGATCCTCAGAGAGGAAAGCATGATGGTACCTATGAAGgaacacagtattttaagtGCAG GCATCCTAGAGGAGGATCATTTATCCGGCCAAACAAGGCCAATTTTGGAGTAGATTTTCTTACTGCAGTAAAGGACCGGTATGGATTGAATGATGAGCAAGATGGGACAGAGAACACATTAGTATTTGGAAAGAAGACTGTGGAATTTGTTGGCATGGATTCTATTGTAGaacaacaaag CCAGCTGAACCAACTGGTAGATATCTCGGTGCGTGAGTGTGCAGTGAGCCATGCTGGTCAGAAAGAGGAAATCGGCAGAACGTGTTCTA ATATTAGGCATATAAATCTATCAAAAAATCTGATATCATCTTGGGAGACAGTAACAGCTATTGCTTCTCAAGTTCAAAATCTGGAAACACTTAATATCAG tgaaaacaaaatgaaatttccGTCTACCTCAACTTCTGTATCcagtgtattttcaaaattgaagATTCTGGCACTTAATCAAACTGAGATAACATGGACAGAG GTTCTTATTTGTGCTCCAGGATGGCCAGCACTTGAAGAATTGTACCTTACTTCTAATAATATTACAGTTTTGGAAAG GCCTGGTAATGATGTCCTGCAGACCCTGAAGTTGTTGGACCTTTCAGACAACCACTTACCGGATGGAAATCAGCTGCATCTCATAGCGCATCTCCCCAG ATTAGAACAGCTAATACTTAGAAACACTGGAATATCTTCTATACACTTTCCTGATGCTGGATTTG GATGCAAGactaaaatgtttccttcacTAAAACGCCTTGCaataaatgacaataaaatatCACAG TGGTCATCTATCAATGAGCTTGATAAACTGCCAAGTTTGCGGTCACTGCAGTGTCACAATAATCCTTTCATGGACACAGAGAAGAACCCAGAGACCCTGCGACAGCTAATTATTGCCAAGATAAGTCAACTGGAGGTTTTGAACAAGTCTGAG ATCCTTCCCGCTGAAAGAAAAGGAGCGGAGCTTGATTATcgcaaaatatttggaaatgagTGGTTAGCTGCTGGTGGGAATTGGAatccagagaaaaacaaaccaagtgaagaatttcttgctGCCCATCCCAGATACTCATCGCTTTGTCTTA AGTACGGTGCACCTGAAGAAGGAGAACTGAAGGGACAACAGCCTTTGACTCTGAAAAATCAGCTTCTGA CTTTGACAATTAGATGTCCTGAGAATCCTGAACAGAAGCCAGTAGAGAAAAAGCTACCAG AGTCTATGACTATTCAGAAGGTCAAAGGATTGCTGTATCGCCTACTTAAAATTCCTGGTTCAGAACTGAAACTGTCCTACGAAAGTTCTAAA ctggaaggaaaagaagttgAACTAGACAACGACTTAAAGCCTTTGCAGTTTTACTCAATAGAAAATGGAGACTGTGTGCTAGTACGGTGGTAA